The DNA segment TGGGGCTTGAACAGGCCCAATGGCCTGAGAAGATAAGATGGACTGGGCTAGGTCAGCCCAAGAAGCTCGAGAGAATGAGTGGTTAAACAACACGCGCTAATCAGGGGTTGGAATGCAGATTGTCGGATCCTACTACTGGCTGACAACCCTAGCGCACAAGGTCAAAGATAATCTCTAAGCTTGGTAGCTAGACAGACTTAAAGAGTGGGTATACCTGACCGAGACCACGCTGCATTTAATGGAAGGCGGAGACAGGCACGCCACAATGAGGAGCCACGCTGCATTTAATGAAGTCCGGGGGTGGGTTTAGCACAATGTGCCTCTTGGGTTGTCAGTGGTCGCCACGATTGGGTCTGGCAAGTCTGTTGCAGGGAAAGAAGCTAGCAGGGAGACATGACCCGAGTACGAAGCGACACCTTCATGTTCTCATTTCCAGGAATCGCCCCAACCAGGTATTTATATCCCCTTCCTTAGCAAGGGGAGTACTCTAGAAGCTTTTTTTGCACTTAAGCTCCTATCATTCCCATATAGAGGACCATATATTGACTTTAGTATCGGAGATGTCACTCATCACCAATAAGCTCTCATCTCCCCATAGTTATAGGTGCAAATTGGGCCCTTGTGGAGTTGATCGGGTAACGAAACACGACATCAACATATTAGATCAAATTTAATAAACAACGAGTCCTAACAAATTGAGAATGAAGATTGATCAATATCTTTACACCAAGACTACACGGAGGgagtggataaaaaaaaaaataagtaatgaaTATTCGTAAATCCCAGTCCACGTTACTAAGCTAACGAGGGACcgtaaaaaatgatttgatttgatcCAACTAGTGGATCGCTTGATTGTAGCATTAAACCACGACTTATTGAAAGatattgtaattgattattgattgttacattaatattttgtaaaacttcacttccactaccTTTTTGTTCTCATTGAATGAAAGCATAAATATAATGGGTAACTAGAGACAAAAAGTAACGATCGCTGGCAATACCAAGTGAGGACAAGACACTATATCGAGACATGGGGCCAGTGTGGGGTTGGCTGCAATTTGAATATCTACGTCTAAAAAATAAAGTACCGGTGCCTCTCATCTACTCGTCGAATCGCTGGAACAACCCTAATTTAGCTTCATATAGATTGTAGGGGAGTGGCAATTCGTATTTACAGATTGCATTTGTGTTGCATCAAATTGTAggcatttgattatatatatatatatatatatatataggttaatTTTAATCCAACTCGATAAATTAAACATGTCAAACCACATGTCAAACCTcaactcaatatatatatatatatatataggttaaaTAATGGTTCGTGTCAtctattttaaactatttactaattaattaaaaatagattaatacGGCACTCCTAATTCTAACATGTATCATGTAAATGGGTTAAACTAATACACATAActcatttgacctgattaatataattttacataaaaattaaaatatatatttattaatagttataatatttaaaaataataataagcctACTTACTAACaagaaaatatcaatatttttcaaattttaacctaTAATAACCAATATTAAAAACCCTACAAttacaaatatgaatataggttcagaattataattataacaataaAACATAAGTATActgagaaatattaatattatcacTCATCAATAAgacaattataattttaaattaaaatttaaacgaGTTATTGTGTTGACCTGTTTATTAATCTTATCTTAACGAATCAATTCATTTTGATCCAAAtcaaaaatcattaattttatatcgtattaatatttgattcacGGAGGTTCACGGATTGTATTACATGCTGATACCCTTGACTTTGAGGGGccaaaataattcttttgtgtttttaataaCAGCCGACAACACAGTTACTGAACGCATTACAGGGAAGAGGTACAAGCTTGGAAAagttagtaaaagaaaaataataggcCTGAGTGGGTTGAAAAATGATTTACTAAACACATATTTTTActgtaatttatataattatgttttaaattatgaatatttttagaataataatattgttgttTAAAAATATCATTCTAAAACATGTTGTAAATTATATTACGTGGTATCATTTTTCGATGGGCTTATCCCTGTAATCTACCTCGCCCAAAAAATGCAACATTTTTCTCTTTGAATAATGATAAGCTTAGTATTctcctattatttttttaatatttattttttttaatttttttatttaatagttaattaAAAAGTGACTATTTATGaagttgtatttattttaattttttcttaatgattaaagatgaaaaaaaattaaacaaaaataattaaaaaataaaaattttaaatatattagaataataaAGAGATAGTAAGTGGGTAGTAGCTGTGTCATCATCCAAAAAGATAATTCAGTACAGTTtatatctctatttttttctttctttctttcattttttttatttttaaatgagtcAAAAGTCACATCTTCAAGAGTTAAGAGTACAGTTTACACCTCAGTACTCCATGTCGCTTGTGTTTCTGGGCCTCAAACACTGACCTCCAAGGAAGCATCAGGGAATGGCAGACAATAATTAGGGGAGAGCTAGAAAAGAGAAACATCATCATAAATAGCTTCAAAAGTAAGAGAGACCAATACGCCACCAAGTTCAATCCAGAGAGATCAGAGGCAAATCCTGACCGATGCAAATGGATGTGGAGAAAGTCTTCCACGTGAATGAGGGAATTGGGGTCTTTAGCTATGCCAAAAACTCCTCCCTCCAGGTCTTCCCCTCTCTTCCACGTTCATTATTTTAATCTCTACCCCCACTGTCCATCGGtttccttattttcttttctttgaataTAGAAGAAGACCTCCGATGTGGTGAAGCACATAACCACAGCAACAGTGCAGCAACTTTTTCAAACAACCACTCCAAAGAGAGTAGGCATAGCTGATTTGGGTTGCGGTTCTGGACCCAACTCCCTAAGCATCATCAGAGACATTGTTGAAACTGTTGAAGGGTCGAGCCGCAACAACTTGAATCCAGCACCCCCTGAGTTTCAAGTCTACCTTAACGATCTTCCGACAAATGACTTCAACTCAATCTTCAAGGCCTTGCCGGAATTCTATAGGGagtttagaaaagagagaactgGCTGTGGGAGTCCTATTTTCATAGGAGCCTATGCTGGCTCCTTTTATGGAAGACTTTTCCCCAACAATTGCTTGCATTTTGTCCATTCATCCTACAGTTTGCACTGGCTCTCCAGGGTGAGACTACTTGTTTAACATCTATTTTGCTTTTTCCCCCGTTTTATCATGTTTATCAACTAGAAAATTCATGCAGGTTCCCCCAGGTCTTTTCGATGAACAGGGCAAGTCAATAAATCAAGGCAATATTTACATATCCAAATCCAGCCCTCCACAGGTGTCTCGGGCATATTTCAAGCAATTTCAGGAGGATTTCAATGCTTTCCTTTGCTCCCGGTCTGAGGAAGTTGTTGGTGGAGGACGAATGGTGCTGATCCTCCTGGGTAGGGGAGGTCAAGATCATGTTGACAGAGGCAACTCTTTCTTCTGGGAACTTCTCTCCCGGTCCTTGGCCGAGTTGGTCTCAAAGGTAAAGTcaatttaatgaaaaattacGTTCATGAAGATAAAACTCCTTCATAGacatatatatacaagtgtGATGATGTTTCGCCTTTTTGGCTCTAAATTTGAAGGGAGAATTTGAGAAGGAGAAGCTTGATTACCATTTACATTTCTATGCACCATCAAGGGATGAAATAGAAGATGAAGTGAGAAAGGAAGGTTCTTTTGCGGTTGACCGATTTGAGATGTTTGAAATCGAGAGATATGTTAATGATGGTCACAGCTATGAAACTGCAATCATGGAGAACAGAGTAGAAGAAGAAATGGTGAAGAAGGAAGGTTCTTTGGGTGTCGACCAAGTTGAGATGTCTGAAACAGAGATCAGGGAGGACAAGGATTGTCTGAGCTATGGAAGGGATGTGGCCATGACAGTAAGAGCCACCCAAGAATCAATGATTTGCCACCATTTCGGAGAGAGGATTTTGGACGATCTGTTTGAGATTTACGGAAGAATAGTGGATGAAGAAGTGGCCAAAGAAGAAATCAGGCCCATCACTTTCGCTGttgttttaagaaaattatgataagtAATGCGAGCAAATGTCCAATATCCATTCCCaatttttagtaatattttttgctttttaatatctaaaatattttttaatattttgcaaaatctgaaaaaataaaaaaaaaaataaaaaacttaaatccAACTATCCTCAACTCGATCTTATGAATCAAAGTCGAAGTGAGATCGAAAGTTATGTAAATTGGAATTGGATTCGAACTCCAATGTCGGAGTTCGGAGTtggtataaaataaatcaactccAACTTAATCAATTATCAGCCACACACCTTGGTCGGTGGGTGAttgagattttttgaaattttatgatcaattcttctttcttttgcagtTAAAACAGAGACACAATATATAGACCTCAATGCATTAAATATCTTTCTGGATAATATGGATGTCAATGTAAAGTATGGTGAAGCCCACATGCTGTGCACCTGTCGAccattattgttttttattttccagtTTAAATGCAGACAAAATGTTCCAGATGCTATGCACGTGTCGACCATTAGTGttttaagtttctttttttttttttttccattttttggattgtctatattttctttttgtttttcttttgtaatgtTATACATTTAGGAAACATTAATGATACTGTGAGTTCTATTTACGTAAGTAAAGtcaaaagtttatatatatatatatatatatactagtggttgggcaacgtccaagggacgttcgtccagtgtatagaaatattatttttattaaggaaaaaattttgaataataatgtaatattttaaaaaaatatatatataaattctaacatcaaatagtaagatagacttaaatcagttttaaagcatttagaatttataaaaaaaaaaaaaaaaaatcttgaaacaaACATATGCAACACAGGAGATAAACTGTTAACAGTAAAGAAACGTGCATAgcacgttttcttaatttaataaagcgattatttttaaaaagtaacataatttttataaagaaataaaatactaa comes from the Carya illinoinensis cultivar Pawnee chromosome 8, C.illinoinensisPawnee_v1, whole genome shotgun sequence genome and includes:
- the LOC122318246 gene encoding probable methyltransferase TCM_000336 — translated: MQMDVEKVFHVNEGIGVFSYAKNSSLQKKTSDVVKHITTATVQQLFQTTTPKRVGIADLGCGSGPNSLSIIRDIVETVEGSSRNNLNPAPPEFQVYLNDLPTNDFNSIFKALPEFYREFRKERTGCGSPIFIGAYAGSFYGRLFPNNCLHFVHSSYSLHWLSRVPPGLFDEQGKSINQGNIYISKSSPPQVSRAYFKQFQEDFNAFLCSRSEEVVGGGRMVLILLGRGGQDHVDRGNSFFWELLSRSLAELVSKGEFEKEKLDYHLHFYAPSRDEIEDEVRKEGSFAVDRFEMFEIERYVNDGHSYETAIMENRVEEEMVKKEGSLGVDQVEMSETEIREDKDCLSYGRDVAMTVRATQESMICHHFGERILDDLFEIYGRIVDEEVAKEEIRPITFAVVLRKL